A stretch of the Argentina anserina chromosome 6, drPotAnse1.1, whole genome shotgun sequence genome encodes the following:
- the LOC126799759 gene encoding F-box protein At5g49610-like, with protein sequence MWNNLPVDLLSNIFFFLSPDSFAFANATCRNWHQACAYSASLKNQFLLLKQLHPPWFVALPLRNNTLSCYVRNPTSTNNNWYELSLDFLPHPIRLLAHLDEGLLLVRPSISTVLQLGLCNPFTRQYKQLPVLNIRRTNPAVGVISLPNTNKFETDSFPRFEVYVAGGMSEAPRGGATYEPTLEMYDPQLNAWRIVGSMPMEFAVRLTVWTPKESVYCDGVLYWTTSARAYSLMGYNISKNTWRELSVPMADKLEFAVLVLRNGRVTLVGGTCELGACIWELGEGESWVMVEKVPKELGMRFTGKKGSWDRTKCVGSDGAIFLYSDLWAGMVVWREVVEGNSNWEWFWIEGCSKIRGKQVRNFQLKGVLVHPNLVPSAIF encoded by the coding sequence ATGTGGAACAACCTACCCGTTGATCTTCTCTCcaacatcttcttcttcctctctcccGACTCTTTTGCTTTCGCCAATGCAACATGTCGAAACTGGCATCAAGCTTGTGCCTACTCAGCCAGCCTCAAGAACCAGTTTTTGTTGCTGAAGCAACTTCACCCTCCATGGTTCGTAGCATTGCCTCTTCGAAACAACACCCTTTCTTGCTATGTTCGCAATCCAACCAGCACCAACAACAACTGGTATGAACTCTCTTTAGATTTCTTACCCCACCCTATTCGTCTCCTGGCTCATTTAGACGAAGGGCTCCTCTTAGTCCGGCCctccatctccaccgttcTCCAGTTGGGTCTATGCAACCCGTTTACACGGCAATACAAGCAGCTTCCGGTGTTGAACATCAGAAGAACCAACCCTGCCGTCGGTGTTATATCACTCCCAAACACTAATAAGTTCGAAACAgattcatttcctcgattcGAAGTCTACGTTGCCGGTGGCATGTCGGAGGCGCCCCGCGGCGGTGCGACGTACGAGCCGACGCTGGAAATGTACGACCCTCAGCTAAACGCATGGAGAATCGTCGGTTCGATGCCGATGGAGTTTGCGGTGAGGCTAACAGTGTGGACTCCGAAGGAGAGTGTGTACTGTGATGGGGTGCTGTACTGGACGACCTCTGCTAGGGCATACAGCCTAATGGGGTATAACATTTCGAAGAACACTTGGAGAGAGCTGAGTGTGCCAATGGCGGACAAGCTGGAGTTTGCAGTGCTGGTTCTGCGCAATGGGAGGGTGACACTCGTGGGAGGGACGTGTGAGTTGGGGGCTTGCATATGGGAGCTTGGTGAGGGGGAAAGTTGGGTGATGGTTGAGAAGGTTCCGAAGGAGTTGGGGATGAGGTTTACAGGGAAGAAGGGAAGTTGGGATAGAACTAAGTGTGTGGGGAGTGATGGGGCTATTTTCTTGTATAGTGACCTTTGGGCAGGAATGGTGGTTTGGAGGGAAGTCGTAGAAGGGAATAGTAATTGGGAGTGGTTTTGGATTGAAGGGTGTTCGAAGATTAGAGGTAAACAAGTGAGGAACTTTCAATTAAAGGGAGTTCTTGTACATCCTAATCTTGTACCGTCGGCcattttctaa
- the LOC126797108 gene encoding uncharacterized protein LOC126797108: MASSRKWATTISFIASSIYFTVIIIQIPLFSVPCRSGTCTSPVAVTAPQLMACDLIPTVAIKALVYPGAVAKALVKNEAIPSFSNLKLHDPSAVTAADAIADLQRLEVLVGSYLSVAGAFWGLLKPWRVSFYGVLLILWGLVKEIMLRKSAGPNLVYIHPAMSIAICSALFSIAKDVRRIIRSFRGLQIVKEKRS; this comes from the exons ATGGCTTCTTCAAGAAAATGGGCAACCACCATATCCTTCATTGCTTCCTCTATCTATTTCACTGTCATCATCATTCAGATTCCTCTTTTCAG TGTCCCCTGTAGATCTGGAACATGTACATCACCAGTAGCAGTCACAGCCCCTCAGCTAATGGCATGTGATCTGATTCCTACTGTTGCAATAAAGGCTCTAGTCTACCCTGGTGCTGTTGCAAAGGCATTGGTGAAAAATGAAGCAATCCCAAGCTTTAGTAACTTGAAGTTACATGACCCCTCTGCTGTAACGGCTGCTGATGCAATTGCTGATCTGCAGCGCCTGGAG GTTCTCGTTGGAAGCTACCTATCAGTAGCTGGAGCATTCTGGGGACTTTTAAAACCATGGAGAGTGAGCTTCTATGGAGTGCTTCTTATCCTATGGGGCCTTGTTAAGGAAATTATGTTGAGGAAATCAGCTGGTCCAAATCTTGTATACATCCACCCGGCAATGTCTATTGCCATCTGTTCTGCCTTGTTTTCCATAGCTAAGGATGTAAGGAGAATAATTCGAAGTTTCAGAGGTCTTCAGATTGTAAAAGAGAAACGTTCATGA
- the LOC126797109 gene encoding zinc finger CCCH domain-containing protein 39-like, protein MSNLRSGAVSDIEYHQVFKKPRISNVGSDSMIDERRHKRLHYKTRLCNNFNRGRCHYGEACLYAHGVQELRNTLGSWANEKGMLDRPEYAHHGVCDTLGLCKMFLNQGMCAYGEKCRFRHVTEKSIRDKSVMSISASGSVNGGFGQFGCKRSVGLDVDTNGGRHFRPERSVADGRGMLKDTCMASGSFAHGHAVLRKLCCYTIVGTKHSKTCTTSGEVQVMDGNFNWNELERMSRIYADWIEEFPLVHRKVEC, encoded by the exons ATGAGTAATCTTCGATCAGGAGCTGTTTCTGACATTGAATACCACCAAGTTTTCAAGAAACCCAGAATTTCTAATGTTGGGTCAGACTCAATGATCGACGAGAGGAGACATAAACGGTTGCATTACAAGACCCGATTGTGCAACAACTTCAACAGGGGCCGTTGCCACTATGGTGAGGCATGTCTCTATGCTCATGGCGTTCAAGAACTGCGCAACACTTTGGGTAGTTGGGCCAATGAGAAGGGCATGTTGGATAGGCCTGAGTATGCTCATCATGGAGTTTGTGATACACTTGGACTGTGTAAGATGTTCTTGAATCAGGGGATGTGTGCATATGGAGAGAAATGCCGCTTTCGCCATGTAACTGAGAAAAGTATCAGAGACAAGTCAGTGATGAGCATTTCAGCTAGTGGGTCTGTCAATGGTGGTTTCGGTCAGTTTGGGTGCAAGAGGTCTGTGGGTTTGGATGTTGATACTAATGGAGGTAGGCATTTTAGGCCAGAAAGGTCTGTTGCAGATGGGAGAGGGATGCTGAAGGATACCTGCATGGCTAGTGGAAGCTTTGCTCATGGACATGCTG TGCTAAGGAAGCTTTGTTGCTACACTATTGTGGGTACTAAACATTCGAAGACTTGTACTACTTCTGGAGAAGTTCAAGTTATGGACGGTAATTTCAACTGGAATGAACTTGAGAGAATGAGTCGCATATATGCCGATTGGATTGAAGAATTTCCTCTTGTACACAGGAAGGTGGAGTGCTGA
- the LOC126797110 gene encoding uncharacterized protein LOC126797110, translated as MPMTRTMPDLTYWTWVKIWKRRQEGSVTMDVTRSVTASVIGSVTEGVTTSVIGSVTAYVTGSVIAAVIDSVIADTDRESVPIVESAIPETRENVPIFYSTSTECTPTPPPPVCNVNSTMVNEQPDVVSETLEDTYFDVVILHIKGVLFGLRTSLGSKNRGNCVELIKHTSKFSPEVAKVVLQNAPKNAYTSPTIQKEILNILANKVRMHIRGEVGDSSFCILVDEAQDSTHKEQMAIILRFFDKEGFLRERFFDIVMVVDTIAKTLHQEISKVLLHHNLQVERLRGQGYNWSWLQLQEKVDPIWKFFSSLSSIVNVICASPKRHTEFHVAQVMHITELVIAGERGTCRGLNQIGTLHRPGATRWGSHFTSVCDLIDKYDATCTILEFIMDDKTTESLRAEADGAYNAIRSFHFIFILHLLKKVMGLIDILCQKLQQKSQDILNAMNLVEITVNSLHKLREDGWEDFLEKVVSFCRKHDIDIPDMDGQFNMSSRRRNCQQRLCQGLFETKKSMTYQMIDRLIRLVLTLPVSTGTTERSFSTIKRIKTMLRNKMENDFLADNMIVHIEKELAENYDADSIITEFASIQERRVQFD; from the exons ATGCCGATGACGAGGACCATGCCTGACTTGACGTACTGGACTTGGGTGAAGATTTGGAAGCGGCGACAAGAAG gtagtgtgacaatggATGTGACAAGATCTGTGACAGCatctgtgataggtagtgtgacagagggtGTGACAACatctgtgatag gtagtgtgacggcatatgtgacaggtagtgtaaTAGCGGctgtgatagatagtgtgatagcgg ATACTGACAGAGAATCTGTTCCTATAGTTGAATCAGCAATACCAGAGACTAGAGAGAATGTCCCTATTTTTTATTCAACATCTACAGAATGTACTCCTACTCCGCCACCGCCAGTATGCAATGTTAACAGTACAATGGTCAATGAGCAACCTGATGTTGTATCTGAGACTCTTGAAGATACATATTTTGATGTTG TTATCTTGCATATCAAAGGTGTGCTTTTTGGGCTCAGGACGAGTCTAGGTTCCAAAAACCGTGGTAATTGTGTTGAACTTATAAAGCATACATCAAAGTTTAGTCCGGAAGTTGCTAAAGTTGTTTTACAAAATGCCCCAAAAAATGCATACACCTCACCCACAATTCAAAAGGAGATTTTGAATATTCTAGCAAACAAGGTGAGAATGCACATTCGAGGAGAAGTTGGAGATTCTAGCTTTTGTATTCTTGTTGATGAAGCACAAGACTCAACTCATAAAGAGCAAATGGCTATTATTTTGAGATTTTTCGACAAAGAGGGTTTTTTAAGAGAACGTTTTTTTGATATTGTGATGGTTGTAGACACTATTGCCAAGACActtcatcaagagatatctaAAGTTCTTCTCCATCATAATTTGCAAGTTGAAAGATTAAGAGGTCAGGG TTACAATTGGTCTTGGTTGCAGCTTCAAGAAAAAGTTGATCCTATTTGGaaattcttttcttccttGAGTTCTATTGTCAATGTTATTTGTGCTTCTCCAAAACGTCATACTGAATTTCATGTTGCTCAAGTTATGCATATTACAGAATTGGTTATAGCAGGTGAGCGTGGAACATGTAGAGGACTCAATCAGATTGGTACCTTGCATAGACCTGGAGCTACCCGTTGGGGTTCTCATTTTACTTCAGTGTGTGACTTGATAGATAAATATGATGCAACTTGTACCATTCTGGAATTTATTATGGATGATAAAACAACAGAGTCTTTACGTGCGGAGGCTGATGGTGCTTACAATGCAATTAGATCATTTCACTTCATATTCATCTTGCATTTGTTGAAAAAAGTGATGGGACTTATTGATATCTTATGTCAAAAGTTGCAGCAAAAATCTCAAGATATTTTGAATGCTATGAACCTGGTGGAAATTACAGTGAATTCTCTTCATAAGTTAAGAGAAGACGGCTGGGAAGATTTTCTTGAAAAAGTGGTGTCTTTTTGCAGAAAGCATGATATAGATATTCCTGACATGGACGGTCAATTCAATATGAGTTCACGTCGCCGTAATTGTCAACAAAGATTATGTCAAGGATtatttgaaacaaaaaaatcaatgACATATCAAATGATTGATCGGTTAATTCGTCTTGTTTTGACTTTGCCGGTTTCCACAGGAACTACAGAGAGATCATTTTCAACTATAAAACGTATCAAAACAATGTTGCGCAACAAGATGGAGAATGACTTCTTGGCTGATAACATGATTGTCCACATCGAAAAGGAATTGGCTGAGAACTATGATGCGGACTCAATAATTACAGAATTTGCTTCTATTCAAGAGCGAAGAGTGCAATTTGACTAA